A genomic region of Micromonospora sp. NBC_01796 contains the following coding sequences:
- a CDS encoding dihydrofolate reductase family protein — translation MRKLINSTYLTLDGVVENPMWTSPYFAEEAAELAAELTTGADALIMGRATYDGFSQAWPAMDESDPATGAAFFNNVKKYVASTTLKDPSWKNTEVLEGDLVEAVAKLKAQDGKDIVQYGYGGVAAQLVKAGLVDEVKFWIHPVIEGVPSFTSVLSNVKATFELIDTRVFKNGVIVATYRPKATA, via the coding sequence ATGCGCAAGCTCATCAACTCCACCTACCTCACCCTCGACGGCGTCGTCGAGAACCCCATGTGGACGTCGCCCTACTTCGCCGAGGAGGCAGCCGAGCTGGCCGCCGAACTCACCACCGGCGCGGACGCGCTGATCATGGGCCGGGCCACCTACGACGGTTTTTCACAGGCCTGGCCGGCCATGGACGAGAGCGACCCCGCCACCGGTGCCGCCTTCTTCAACAACGTGAAGAAGTACGTGGCGTCGACGACGCTGAAGGACCCCTCCTGGAAGAACACCGAGGTGCTGGAAGGGGATCTGGTCGAGGCGGTCGCGAAGCTCAAGGCCCAGGACGGCAAGGACATCGTGCAGTACGGGTACGGCGGGGTCGCCGCGCAGCTCGTCAAGGCCGGCCTGGTCGACGAGGTGAAGTTCTGGATCCACCCGGTCATCGAGGGTGTTCCCAGCTTCACCAGTGTGCTGAGCAACGTAAAGGCCACGTTCGAACTGATCGACACCCGGGTCTTCAAGAACGGCGTCATCGTCGCCACCTACCGGCCCAAGGCCACCGCCTGA